A single region of the Bacteroides luhongzhouii genome encodes:
- a CDS encoding potassium channel family protein, translating into MKYIIIGLGNYGHVLAEELSALGHEIIGADISESRVDSIKDKVATAFVIDATDEQSLSVLPLNNVDIVIVAIGENFGASIRVVALLKQKKVPRIFARAIDAVHKAVLEAFDLERILTPEEDAARSLVQLLDFGTNMEGFRIDQDYYVVKFTVPKKFVGYFVNELNLDEEFHLKMIGLKRANKITNCLGISLTELHVKNELPGNEKVEEGDELVCYGRYRDFQTFWKAI; encoded by the coding sequence ATGAAGTATATTATTATTGGTTTAGGAAATTACGGCCATGTGTTGGCGGAAGAATTGTCCGCCTTGGGACACGAGATTATAGGTGCGGATATTAGCGAAAGTCGTGTAGACTCTATCAAAGATAAGGTTGCTACTGCTTTTGTCATTGATGCCACTGACGAACAGTCATTATCAGTATTGCCATTGAATAATGTGGATATAGTCATTGTAGCGATTGGAGAGAATTTTGGTGCGTCGATACGTGTCGTTGCTCTGTTGAAGCAGAAAAAGGTTCCCCGTATCTTTGCCCGTGCTATTGATGCCGTACATAAAGCGGTGCTTGAAGCTTTTGATCTGGAACGAATTCTGACTCCGGAAGAAGATGCTGCCCGTAGCTTGGTACAACTGCTTGACTTCGGTACTAACATGGAAGGATTCCGCATCGATCAGGATTATTATGTTGTGAAGTTCACGGTTCCGAAGAAATTTGTAGGATATTTTGTGAATGAGTTAAACTTGGATGAAGAGTTTCATTTAAAAATGATAGGATTGAAACGGGCGAATAAGATCACTAACTGTCTGGGTATTTCTCTGACCGAGCTTCATGTGAAGAATGAATTACCGGGAAATGAGAAAGTGGAAGAAGGAGACGAATTGGTTTGCTACGGTAGATACCGCGATTTTCAAACTTTTTGGAAAGCTATTTAG
- a CDS encoding TrpB-like pyridoxal phosphate-dependent enzyme has product MSEKRKRYILPEEEIPHYWYNIQADMVNKPMPPLHPGTKQPLKAEDLYPIFAKELCHQELNQTDAWIEIPEEVREMYKYYRSTPLVRAYGLEKALGTPAHIYFKNESVSPIGSHKLNSALAQAYYCKEEGVTNITTETGAGQWGAALSYAAKVFGLEAAVYQVKISYEQKPYRRSIMQTFGAQVTPSPSMSTRAGKDILTKHPNYQGSLGTAISEAIELAQMTPNCKYTLGSVLSHVTLHQTIIGLEAEKQMEMAGEYPDIVIGCFGGGSNFGGISFPFMRHTIQEGKKTRFVAAEPASCPKLTRGKFQYDFGDEAGYTPLLPMFTLGHNFAPAHIHAGGLRYHGAGVIVSQLLKDNLMEAVDIQQLESFEAGCLFAQSEGIIPAPESSHAIAAAIREANKCKETGEEKVILFNLSGHGLIDMASYDKYLAGDLVNYTLNDEDIQKNLDEIGDLAK; this is encoded by the coding sequence ATGAGTGAAAAAAGAAAACGGTATATCCTACCGGAAGAAGAAATTCCACATTACTGGTACAACATTCAGGCCGATATGGTGAACAAGCCTATGCCTCCGTTGCACCCGGGAACCAAACAACCGCTGAAAGCAGAAGATTTATATCCGATTTTCGCAAAAGAGCTGTGTCATCAAGAGCTGAATCAGACAGATGCATGGATCGAAATACCGGAAGAAGTGCGTGAAATGTACAAGTACTACCGCAGCACTCCGCTGGTCCGTGCTTATGGTTTGGAAAAAGCACTCGGCACTCCGGCTCATATCTATTTTAAGAACGAAAGCGTAAGCCCTATCGGTTCGCATAAGTTGAACTCTGCATTGGCACAAGCTTATTATTGCAAAGAAGAAGGAGTGACCAACATTACCACTGAAACCGGTGCCGGACAATGGGGAGCCGCTCTTTCTTATGCAGCCAAGGTTTTCGGTCTGGAAGCCGCCGTTTATCAGGTAAAGATCAGTTATGAACAAAAGCCATACCGCCGCAGCATTATGCAGACTTTCGGAGCACAGGTCACTCCTTCTCCATCCATGTCTACCCGTGCCGGTAAAGATATTCTGACTAAACATCCCAATTACCAGGGTTCATTGGGAACAGCTATTTCGGAAGCTATCGAACTGGCACAAATGACTCCTAACTGTAAATATACGCTCGGTTCCGTACTTAGCCATGTGACTCTTCACCAGACTATTATCGGACTGGAAGCTGAAAAACAGATGGAAATGGCTGGCGAATATCCGGATATCGTGATCGGTTGTTTCGGAGGTGGTTCCAACTTCGGAGGTATCTCTTTCCCGTTCATGCGCCACACGATACAGGAAGGAAAAAAGACTCGTTTCGTTGCTGCCGAACCAGCTTCTTGTCCGAAACTGACACGTGGTAAGTTCCAGTATGACTTCGGTGATGAAGCCGGATATACTCCGTTGCTGCCGATGTTTACTTTGGGACACAATTTTGCTCCGGCTCATATCCATGCCGGTGGACTTCGTTATCACGGCGCAGGTGTAATCGTTTCACAGTTGCTCAAAGACAATCTGATGGAAGCGGTAGATATACAGCAACTGGAATCTTTCGAAGCCGGTTGCCTGTTTGCGCAGTCTGAAGGTATTATTCCGGCTCCCGAATCCAGCCACGCTATTGCAGCGGCTATCCGCGAAGCTAACAAATGTAAGGAGACAGGAGAAGAGAAAGTGATTCTGTTCAATCTTTCGGGACATGGTCTGATCGATATGGCTTCTTATGATAAGTATTTGGCCGGTGATCTGGTGAATTATACATTGAATGACGAAGATATTCAAAAGAATTTAGACGAAATAGGAGATTTAGCTAAATAA
- a CDS encoding DUF4738 domain-containing protein, whose translation MRKLIYLLLLPLAVAVTACGGKKGSSDNQSMLTRIDSIDAHGLQRMQTSKSETNFKFKGKDYHSLVSRTPDESLPHVTNEMGDTYVDNKIVLHLTRGNETILNKTFTKNDFSSVVDAKFLSKSILEGIVYDKTTPQGIVYAASVCYPQTDLYMPLSITITADGKMSIQKVDMLEEDLNDEAPN comes from the coding sequence ATGAGAAAACTAATTTATTTGCTTTTGTTGCCGTTGGCGGTGGCTGTGACTGCATGTGGCGGTAAAAAAGGATCTTCAGATAATCAGTCGATGCTGACAAGAATAGACAGTATAGATGCTCACGGATTGCAACGTATGCAGACGTCTAAGAGCGAAACTAACTTTAAGTTCAAAGGAAAAGATTATCATTCCCTCGTTTCACGTACTCCGGACGAAAGTCTGCCTCATGTGACAAACGAGATGGGAGATACTTACGTCGACAATAAAATAGTGCTGCACCTGACACGCGGTAATGAAACGATATTGAACAAGACATTTACCAAAAATGATTTTTCATCCGTAGTCGATGCAAAATTTCTCTCGAAATCTATATTGGAAGGAATTGTATACGACAAGACCACTCCGCAGGGCATTGTGTATGCCGCAAGTGTTTGTTATCCGCAGACAGATTTGTATATGCCGCTTTCTATAACGATCACTGCCGATGGAAAAATGAGTATACAGAAAGTAGATATGCTTGAAGAAGATTTGAACGATGAAGCACCCAATTAA
- a CDS encoding TrkH family potassium uptake protein: MKIYHKFLLYQNKLLKPYVRILLGLVEALTYLASLLLIVGVVYEHGFPLSIDEVANLQTLYKTVWIIFLIDVTLHISLEYRNTKKQYRRLAWILSGLLYLTLVPVIFHRPEEEGAILHIWEFLDGKFYHLLLLLVLSFLNLSNGLVRLLGRRTNPSLILAVSFMAIILIGAGLLMLPRCTVNGITWVDSLFTATSAVCVTGLVPVDVSTTFTTSGLVVIILLIQIGGLGVMTLTSFFAMFFMGNTSIYNQLVVRDMVSSNSLGSLLSTLLYILGFTLVIEGIGMLSIWFSIHGTLGMTLEGELGFAAFHSISAFCNAGFSTLSGNLGNPMVMTNHNWLFISVSLLIIFGGIGFPILVNFKDIVLYHFRRFWKLIRTRKLERHKMQHLYNLNTKIVLIMTFLLLLIGTLAIAAFEWNASFAGMPVADKWTQAFFNATCPRTAGFSSVDLASLSVQTLLVYLFLMWVGGGSQSTAGGVKVNAFAVVVLNLVAVLRGTERVEVFGRELSYDSIRRSNATVVMSLGVLFIFIFTLSILEPGVSIMALTFECVSALSTVGSSLNLTPHLCDASKLLVSLLMFIGRVGLITLMLGIVKQKKNTKYRYPSDNIIIN; the protein is encoded by the coding sequence ATGAAGATTTATCATAAGTTTTTATTGTATCAGAATAAACTGCTAAAACCCTATGTACGTATCTTGTTAGGGCTGGTAGAAGCACTCACCTATCTGGCTTCCTTATTATTGATTGTCGGAGTAGTATATGAACATGGCTTTCCCTTATCTATTGATGAAGTGGCGAATTTGCAGACATTGTATAAAACTGTCTGGATCATTTTTCTGATTGATGTAACTTTACATATCTCGCTGGAATACCGGAATACCAAAAAGCAATACCGGCGATTAGCCTGGATATTGAGCGGATTGTTATATCTCACTTTAGTACCCGTCATATTTCATCGTCCGGAAGAAGAAGGGGCCATTCTGCATATTTGGGAATTTCTGGATGGGAAGTTTTATCATCTCTTGTTATTGTTAGTCCTTTCTTTCCTCAATCTGTCCAATGGACTGGTGCGTCTATTGGGACGGCGTACCAATCCGTCTTTGATATTGGCAGTCAGTTTTATGGCTATTATTCTGATTGGAGCAGGTTTGTTGATGCTTCCGCGCTGTACGGTAAATGGCATCACTTGGGTAGACTCTTTGTTTACCGCTACCAGTGCCGTATGCGTTACAGGCTTGGTACCGGTAGATGTGTCCACTACATTCACCACTTCAGGGTTAGTTGTCATTATCCTGTTGATTCAGATTGGTGGATTGGGAGTGATGACATTAACCAGTTTCTTCGCCATGTTCTTTATGGGAAATACCTCCATCTACAATCAGCTCGTTGTGCGTGATATGGTTAGTTCCAATTCGTTAGGCTCTTTATTGTCTACCTTATTATATATATTAGGTTTCACCTTAGTGATTGAAGGGATCGGCATGCTTTCGATTTGGTTTAGTATTCACGGTACGTTGGGAATGACCCTGGAAGGAGAGTTAGGTTTTGCTGCTTTCCATTCTATTTCAGCTTTTTGTAATGCAGGCTTTTCTACGCTTTCCGGCAATTTAGGAAATCCGATGGTGATGACCAATCACAATTGGCTGTTTATTTCCGTTTCTCTACTGATAATCTTTGGTGGTATCGGTTTCCCCATCCTTGTCAATTTCAAGGATATTGTATTGTATCACTTCCGTCGTTTCTGGAAATTGATCCGTACCCGCAAATTGGAACGGCATAAAATGCAACACCTCTACAACCTGAATACGAAAATCGTGTTAATCATGACCTTTCTGCTTTTATTAATCGGCACATTGGCTATCGCAGCTTTTGAGTGGAATGCTTCCTTTGCCGGTATGCCTGTGGCAGACAAATGGACTCAAGCTTTCTTTAATGCCACTTGTCCGCGAACAGCCGGTTTCAGCAGTGTCGACCTGGCATCATTGAGTGTGCAGACATTATTGGTTTATCTATTTCTGATGTGGGTTGGCGGTGGCTCACAGTCCACGGCAGGTGGTGTGAAAGTGAATGCTTTTGCGGTCGTAGTTCTGAATCTTGTGGCCGTATTGCGTGGCACTGAACGAGTAGAAGTGTTCGGTAGAGAATTGTCTTACGATTCAATCCGGCGTTCCAATGCAACAGTAGTCATGTCATTGGGAGTCTTATTTATTTTTATTTTTACATTGAGCATACTCGAACCGGGTGTTTCCATTATGGCATTGACTTTCGAATGTGTCTCTGCGCTTAGTACCGTGGGATCCAGTCTGAATCTGACCCCTCATTTGTGCGACGCAAGCAAACTATTGGTGTCTTTGTTGATGTTTATTGGCCGTGTGGGGTTAATAACATTGATGTTGGGCATCGTCAAACAGAAAAAGAATACAAAATACCGTTATCCGAGTGATAACATCATAATAAACTAA